The proteins below come from a single Mucilaginibacter mali genomic window:
- a CDS encoding CusA/CzcA family heavy metal efflux RND transporter, translating to MFDRIISFSVQNKVTVGILTLLLVITGAWSAINLPVDAQPDITNNQVQIITQAPTLGAQEVEQYITAPIELAMANIAGIIEKRSISRSGISVITLVFKDNIDIYWARQQVGAQLKEAEDNIPQGVGEPSLAPITTGLGEIYQYSIHAKKGYEQKYTATDLRTLQDWLVRTQLAGTVGVAEVSGWGGYVKEYEVALDNDKLNSFGVTIPDVYAALEKNNENTGGSYIEQQSNAYFIRGLGQVKNLDDIRKIVIKGSGGTPILVRDVAAVQMGTATRYGAVTRNGEGEVVAGVTLMLKGENFSQVIKNVKERMVQIQRSLPEGIVIEPFIDRTELVGRAIDTVKRNLLEGALIVVFVLVLLLGNLRAGLVVASVIPLSMLFAFMMMKLFGVSGNLMSLGAIDFGLIVDGAVIIVESVVHHITAGRYTKENIGELSRDQMNEEVHSSAGKLMQSAAFGQIIILIVYLPLLSLVGIEGKMFRPMAETVAFAILGAFILSLTYVPMASALFLSRKTTHKPNISDHIIGFCQLVYHKALVGVLRFKVLTVAIVFAIFAIAIWAFSRMGGEFIPTLEEGDLTVEISMMQGTSLSEAVKSFSKAERLLRANFPEIKQAVTRIGSSEIPTDPMPMERGDMMLAMKLKSEWKTAKTRGEMTAKMEAVLSGLPGIHASISQPMQMRFNELMTGIRQDVAIKIYGDDLDELAAQADKIAASIRSVKGVADPFVEKVSGLPQIQVNYNRDKMAQYGLNISDVNTILKTAFAGSVAGVVFEGEKRFNMVVRLNRGLRENISSVQNLLIPLASGNKVPLNQVADIDFREAPSQISREDGKRRIYVGFNVNGRDVQSTVTEIQQKLDKNLQLPSGYYLSYGGQFQNLQAARARLSVAVPAALLFILILLYVTFRSVKESLLIFTAVPLASIGGIAALLIRDMPFSISAGVGFIALFGVAVLNGIVLIGYFNQLKAEGVTDIYQRVLEGTRTRLRPVLMTAAVASLGFLPMALSSSAGAEVQKPLATVVIGGLITATFLTLFVLPCLYLLFNSKAAATGKIKRIVGISVIGLFLFSGNIKAQTKPSLTLDSAISLALQNNLQVRSANLSVEQYRAAKGIAFDLPKTELMLTQDPTSGGNIDNGLSVSQNIAWPGLYNNQRKLADQQIKLAEHSGRVTKAEITRQVRSAWYAYQLSRETMRVLNFQDSIYNGFVQRAAIRVKTGEASNLELISAKNKYQEVQALKIGAQADLGINELALHRLMNTAEPLQIAEGNLAMTLPGLSDTINTAAHPQTVLGLQEIEVAKAKIAVERSKLMPDITLGYTQQLLVGGFNPANIDRSYSPGTRVGGFQVGLALPVFSGSYRARIKSEKIGAQIAEVNLQQSRLQLSTQYQQELQQYRKFQQAAAYYTSIGLKQADEQLRIAQVSFRLGEIGYIEYIQNISAAIQTRLNYLETLSRLDQSAIQLQFYQGK from the coding sequence ATGTTTGACAGAATTATCTCGTTCTCTGTGCAGAACAAGGTGACGGTCGGCATCCTGACGCTTCTATTGGTGATCACAGGCGCATGGTCTGCAATCAACCTGCCTGTAGATGCGCAGCCCGACATCACTAATAACCAGGTACAGATCATTACCCAGGCACCAACTTTAGGTGCACAGGAAGTGGAGCAGTATATCACGGCTCCAATTGAACTGGCAATGGCTAACATTGCCGGTATTATTGAAAAACGGTCGATATCCCGCTCAGGGATCTCCGTGATCACTTTAGTTTTTAAAGACAATATTGATATCTATTGGGCGCGTCAGCAAGTGGGCGCGCAATTAAAGGAAGCCGAAGACAATATCCCGCAGGGTGTCGGTGAACCATCGCTGGCCCCCATCACTACAGGTCTCGGTGAGATCTATCAATATAGTATCCACGCAAAAAAAGGTTACGAACAAAAATACACCGCCACCGATCTGCGTACTTTACAGGATTGGCTGGTAAGAACGCAACTGGCCGGTACCGTCGGTGTGGCGGAGGTTAGTGGCTGGGGAGGCTATGTGAAAGAATATGAAGTAGCTCTTGATAATGACAAGCTAAATTCATTTGGTGTAACGATCCCCGATGTTTATGCAGCGTTGGAAAAAAACAATGAGAACACCGGCGGCTCGTACATCGAACAACAAAGCAATGCGTATTTTATACGTGGGCTGGGCCAGGTTAAAAACCTGGATGATATCCGAAAAATCGTGATCAAAGGCAGTGGCGGTACGCCAATATTAGTGCGTGATGTGGCTGCGGTTCAAATGGGTACAGCAACGCGATATGGCGCGGTAACCCGTAACGGAGAGGGTGAGGTAGTTGCCGGGGTAACACTGATGCTAAAAGGCGAAAACTTTAGCCAGGTGATCAAAAACGTAAAAGAACGAATGGTTCAGATCCAAAGATCGCTGCCCGAAGGTATAGTGATCGAACCATTCATAGACCGTACAGAACTGGTGGGACGGGCTATCGATACAGTCAAACGTAACCTGCTTGAAGGCGCGCTTATCGTGGTCTTTGTACTCGTATTGCTTTTAGGGAATTTGAGGGCCGGTTTGGTAGTGGCTTCAGTTATTCCATTGTCTATGCTATTTGCCTTTATGATGATGAAGTTGTTTGGTGTATCGGGCAACCTGATGAGCCTCGGTGCTATCGATTTCGGCCTTATTGTGGACGGTGCAGTTATCATCGTAGAGAGTGTGGTGCATCATATCACTGCCGGACGGTACACAAAAGAGAATATCGGGGAACTCAGCCGCGACCAAATGAATGAAGAAGTGCATAGCAGCGCAGGTAAGCTGATGCAATCAGCGGCCTTTGGGCAGATCATTATTTTGATCGTGTACCTGCCGTTGCTATCACTGGTCGGTATCGAAGGTAAAATGTTCAGGCCGATGGCAGAAACGGTCGCTTTCGCTATCCTCGGCGCATTTATTCTTTCGCTTACATATGTGCCAATGGCCAGCGCCTTATTCCTGAGCCGTAAAACAACGCATAAACCTAATATTTCCGATCACATTATCGGTTTTTGCCAGCTTGTCTATCATAAGGCCCTCGTTGGTGTGCTTCGTTTTAAAGTGCTGACCGTCGCTATCGTGTTCGCCATATTTGCAATCGCCATCTGGGCGTTCAGCCGTATGGGCGGCGAGTTTATTCCCACGCTGGAAGAAGGCGACCTCACCGTAGAAATATCGATGATGCAGGGCACATCGCTTTCTGAAGCAGTGAAGAGTTTTAGTAAGGCTGAGAGATTGCTGCGCGCAAATTTCCCTGAGATCAAACAGGCGGTAACCCGGATCGGCAGTTCCGAGATACCTACCGATCCCATGCCAATGGAACGCGGGGATATGATGCTGGCAATGAAACTTAAAAGCGAATGGAAAACGGCAAAAACGCGCGGGGAAATGACTGCAAAAATGGAAGCGGTATTGTCAGGGCTACCCGGTATCCATGCCTCCATATCACAACCTATGCAGATGCGCTTCAATGAATTAATGACGGGTATCCGGCAGGATGTGGCTATTAAGATATATGGAGATGACCTTGATGAACTGGCTGCGCAGGCCGATAAGATCGCGGCATCGATACGTTCGGTGAAGGGGGTTGCCGATCCTTTTGTGGAAAAGGTGAGCGGTTTACCGCAGATTCAGGTGAATTATAACCGTGATAAAATGGCGCAGTATGGGCTAAACATAAGTGATGTAAATACGATCCTGAAAACAGCCTTTGCCGGAAGCGTTGCAGGTGTAGTGTTTGAGGGCGAAAAGCGCTTTAATATGGTGGTGCGTCTAAACCGCGGCCTGCGGGAGAATATCAGCAGCGTTCAAAACCTGCTCATTCCGCTGGCATCGGGAAATAAAGTACCGCTGAACCAGGTAGCGGATATTGATTTTCGTGAAGCTCCTTCGCAAATATCACGCGAAGATGGCAAGCGCCGGATCTATGTCGGCTTTAATGTCAATGGGCGGGACGTACAATCAACCGTGACAGAGATACAGCAAAAGCTTGATAAGAATTTACAATTGCCATCGGGCTACTATTTATCATATGGCGGACAGTTTCAAAACTTGCAGGCAGCACGCGCACGCCTGTCGGTAGCTGTACCCGCTGCTTTGCTGTTTATACTCATCCTTCTTTACGTGACCTTCCGTTCGGTAAAGGAAAGCCTGCTCATTTTTACAGCCGTGCCACTTGCCTCTATTGGCGGTATAGCGGCCTTACTTATCCGTGATATGCCTTTCAGTATTTCTGCGGGTGTTGGCTTTATCGCCTTGTTCGGTGTTGCCGTGTTGAATGGCATTGTACTCATCGGCTATTTTAACCAACTCAAAGCTGAAGGGGTAACTGATATTTATCAACGTGTTTTGGAAGGTACAAGAACGCGTTTGCGGCCCGTACTAATGACTGCTGCAGTAGCGTCATTGGGTTTCCTGCCTATGGCACTTTCCTCAAGTGCTGGTGCCGAAGTGCAGAAACCGCTGGCAACGGTTGTGATCGGTGGGCTGATCACTGCCACGTTCCTTACATTATTCGTTCTGCCTTGCCTTTATCTGTTGTTCAATAGCAAAGCTGCGGCTACAGGCAAGATCAAAAGGATAGTTGGTATATCGGTCATTGGCCTTTTCCTTTTTTCGGGTAATATTAAAGCACAGACCAAACCATCGTTAACACTGGACAGTGCGATCAGTCTCGCCCTGCAAAATAACCTCCAGGTACGCTCAGCAAACTTATCTGTCGAACAGTACAGGGCGGCAAAGGGGATCGCTTTTGACTTGCCTAAAACTGAACTCATGCTGACACAGGATCCGACCAGCGGAGGGAATATTGATAACGGATTAAGTGTAAGCCAAAATATTGCCTGGCCGGGATTATATAACAACCAACGCAAACTGGCAGATCAGCAGATCAAGCTTGCAGAGCATTCGGGTCGGGTGACGAAAGCGGAGATCACCCGCCAGGTTAGGAGCGCCTGGTATGCTTATCAGCTTAGCCGTGAAACTATGCGTGTGCTGAATTTCCAGGATAGTATTTACAACGGATTTGTGCAAAGGGCAGCAATACGGGTAAAGACTGGCGAGGCATCTAATCTCGAATTGATTTCAGCAAAGAATAAGTATCAGGAAGTGCAGGCTCTGAAGATCGGGGCGCAGGCAGATCTTGGTATTAATGAGCTGGCTTTACACCGTTTGATGAATACGGCTGAACCACTACAGATTGCGGAAGGTAATTTAGCGATGACCTTACCGGGGCTGTCCGATACCATTAATACTGCTGCCCATCCGCAAACAGTATTAGGTTTACAGGAAATCGAAGTCGCCAAAGCTAAAATAGCGGTGGAACGTTCGAAGCTGATGCCGGATATTACTTTAGGTTATACACAGCAATTATTGGTGGGTGGCTTTAACCCGGCTAATATCGACCGTAGTTACTCACCGGGTACACGCGTTGGTGGTTTCCAGGTCGGCTTAGCCTTGCCGGTGTTCAGCGGTTCGTATCGCGCCCGTATCAAGTCGGAGAAGATCGGAGCGCAGATCGCTGAGGTAAACCTGCAGCAAAGCAGGCTTCAGTTGAGTACACAATATCAACAGGAATTGCAGCAATACCGTAAATTCCAGCAAGCAGCCGCTTACTACACGAGTATTGGACTGAAGCAGGCCGATGAGCAATTACGCATCGCCCAGGTTTCTTTCAGGTTGGGCGAGATCGGTTATATCGAATATATTCAAAACATCTCGGCGGCAATACAGACGCGTTTAAACTATCTCGAAACATTAAGCAGGCTGGATCAGTCGGCTATTCAATTACAATTTTATCAGGGAAAATAA
- a CDS encoding efflux RND transporter periplasmic adaptor subunit, producing MKISIYTAVLGAAMTLVACSGPSGKNENNETTSTVKAAPRDRSGALELTQQQMKNVGIEVGPITLKNLDAVIKASGQLAVPPQNKADVSLLSGGMISHINVLEGQEVHKGQVLATVNNQELIKIEQDYLAAKNNFTYVAAEYDRQNQLQAAGAGTGRSYQSATATYKAEQARLHAFESQLRQLGVSPEKISSGSIVSSFPLLSPITGTVGKIAANTGAYVQPGTSVMEVVDNSKIHCDLIVFEKDLMAVKMGQKVDFQLTNQQNMVITGRINGINKSFENESKGVVVHAEIDNRQHQNLIPGMYVTALISTGAKMTPALPADAVVRTAGRQFIFLMTGQNGDRYTFKKVEVGTGVSELGYVAIQPITELSPGTKAVTKGAFYLESKLSGSDEED from the coding sequence ATGAAGATCAGTATATATACAGCGGTACTTGGTGCCGCAATGACGCTGGTGGCGTGTTCAGGGCCATCCGGCAAAAATGAAAACAACGAAACAACGTCAACTGTGAAGGCTGCGCCCAGGGACAGATCCGGCGCACTGGAGCTGACGCAACAACAAATGAAGAATGTTGGGATTGAGGTAGGGCCGATCACATTAAAAAATCTTGATGCGGTGATCAAAGCAAGTGGGCAACTGGCAGTTCCACCGCAAAATAAAGCCGATGTCAGCCTGCTTTCCGGTGGGATGATCAGCCATATTAATGTACTGGAAGGGCAAGAGGTACATAAGGGTCAAGTCCTGGCAACGGTGAATAATCAGGAGCTAATTAAGATCGAGCAGGATTATCTCGCAGCGAAAAACAACTTTACCTATGTTGCTGCCGAGTATGACCGGCAAAATCAATTACAGGCTGCCGGAGCAGGTACAGGCAGATCATATCAATCGGCAACCGCTACTTACAAAGCCGAACAGGCTCGTTTACATGCTTTTGAAAGCCAGTTGCGGCAATTAGGTGTCTCGCCCGAAAAGATCAGCAGCGGGAGCATCGTTTCCAGTTTTCCGTTGTTGTCGCCGATCACCGGAACAGTAGGTAAGATCGCAGCGAACACCGGTGCATATGTGCAGCCTGGCACATCCGTTATGGAGGTGGTCGATAATTCGAAGATCCATTGCGACCTGATCGTCTTTGAAAAAGATTTGATGGCGGTTAAAATGGGCCAGAAAGTTGATTTTCAGCTAACCAATCAACAAAATATGGTTATCACTGGCCGCATCAATGGTATCAATAAATCTTTTGAAAATGAGAGTAAGGGTGTTGTCGTTCATGCAGAGATCGATAACCGGCAACATCAGAATCTCATTCCGGGCATGTACGTGACCGCCCTGATCAGTACCGGCGCTAAGATGACACCTGCCTTACCTGCGGATGCCGTTGTACGCACGGCGGGAAGGCAATTCATCTTCTTGATGACCGGGCAAAATGGAGATCGTTATACCTTCAAAAAAGTTGAAGTGGGTACAGGCGTGAGTGAATTAGGGTACGTGGCAATCCAACCGATAACTGAATTATCACCCGGAACAAAAGCGGTTACTAAAGGTGCATTTTACCTGGAATCAAAATTATCCGGTAGCGATGAAGAAGATTAA
- a CDS encoding heavy metal translocating P-type ATPase: MKKQNKKTQASKAAKAVSGNIDNKAQESENKHNHSAIFGERTELIFAALSGACLGIGFGLSFVDGLPKQVSLCLYIAGYFFGGFFTAKEAVESIAKGHFEIDFLMLVAAIGAAILGQWAEGNLLLFLFSLGHSLEHYAMGKATKSIAALAQLAPKEAIVRRNDNEAEVSIEELVLGDIVIVKPNTKIPADGVVIKGTSSVNQAPITGESIPVQKSPIPDAEKDYSKEKNLKAEYKVFAGTINGSEVLEIKVIKVAADSTLARLVKLVNDTEAQKSPTQLFTDKLQKYYVPAVLILVALLLCAPFALNEPFGKSFYRAMAVLVAASPCALAISTPSAVLSAIARAARGGVLIKGGGPLELLGGLTAIAFDKTGTLTEGKPKLTAVVGFNNTKEEDVLKIAVAVEKLSDHPLAAAIVQGGEERLKHEVKPATHLQSVTGHGVKAEVNGTKVVIGNRGLFKKLDKEADEQAKKLESEGNTTMLVEREGEIIGIIAVMDTPRPESKAALTRLQEIGIRRMVMLTGDNQQVAEAVAKQTGITDAWGGLLPEQKVDSIKELLRKEKQVAMVGDGVNDAPAMAKATVGIAMGAAGSDVALETADVALMADKLDNLPFAIALSRSSRRVIRQNLFISLGMVAVLIPLTIMGIANIGPAVIGHEGSTLVVVFNGLRLLAFKAK, from the coding sequence ATGAAAAAGCAAAATAAAAAAACGCAGGCATCTAAAGCCGCGAAAGCGGTATCCGGAAACATTGATAATAAAGCACAGGAGAGCGAAAATAAGCATAACCATAGCGCGATTTTTGGAGAAAGAACTGAACTGATCTTTGCAGCATTAAGCGGGGCTTGCCTGGGTATCGGCTTCGGCCTGTCTTTTGTGGACGGTTTGCCTAAACAGGTGAGTTTGTGTTTGTACATAGCAGGATACTTTTTCGGTGGCTTTTTTACAGCTAAAGAAGCGGTGGAAAGTATTGCCAAAGGGCATTTTGAAATAGACTTCCTGATGTTGGTGGCAGCAATCGGCGCAGCCATCCTGGGGCAATGGGCTGAAGGCAATTTGCTGCTATTCCTGTTCAGCCTGGGGCATTCGCTTGAACATTATGCAATGGGTAAAGCCACCAAGTCTATTGCTGCATTGGCTCAACTGGCACCAAAGGAGGCAATTGTCCGACGAAATGACAATGAAGCTGAGGTAAGCATAGAAGAATTGGTGTTGGGAGATATTGTCATTGTAAAACCGAATACTAAGATACCTGCTGATGGCGTAGTGATCAAAGGTACAAGCAGTGTCAATCAGGCACCGATCACAGGGGAAAGCATACCTGTTCAAAAATCGCCTATTCCGGATGCGGAGAAAGATTACAGCAAGGAGAAAAATCTGAAAGCCGAATATAAGGTCTTTGCAGGTACGATCAATGGCAGCGAAGTGCTGGAAATAAAAGTGATCAAAGTAGCCGCAGATTCTACACTGGCGCGGTTGGTCAAACTGGTGAATGATACCGAAGCGCAGAAATCCCCAACGCAGTTATTCACCGACAAACTCCAAAAATACTATGTACCGGCAGTATTAATATTGGTTGCATTGCTTTTATGCGCACCTTTCGCGCTTAACGAACCATTCGGTAAAAGTTTTTACCGGGCTATGGCGGTACTGGTTGCTGCCAGTCCATGTGCTTTAGCTATCTCCACTCCAAGTGCGGTACTAAGTGCAATTGCCCGCGCAGCCCGTGGCGGCGTATTGATCAAGGGCGGCGGGCCGTTGGAACTATTAGGTGGCCTGACAGCTATAGCTTTTGATAAGACCGGCACACTCACTGAAGGCAAACCTAAATTAACCGCAGTAGTCGGGTTTAATAATACAAAGGAAGAAGATGTATTAAAGATCGCGGTGGCTGTTGAGAAACTGAGCGATCACCCGTTGGCTGCAGCCATTGTGCAGGGTGGCGAAGAAAGACTAAAGCATGAGGTTAAACCCGCAACTCACCTTCAGTCGGTTACGGGTCATGGCGTAAAAGCAGAAGTTAACGGCACAAAGGTAGTTATCGGCAACAGGGGACTTTTTAAGAAACTGGATAAAGAAGCTGACGAGCAGGCAAAGAAACTGGAAAGTGAAGGCAATACGACTATGCTGGTGGAGCGTGAAGGTGAAATCATTGGGATCATCGCGGTGATGGACACTCCACGACCGGAATCGAAAGCAGCTTTAACAAGATTGCAGGAGATAGGAATCCGCCGCATGGTCATGCTAACAGGGGATAATCAGCAGGTGGCCGAAGCTGTGGCAAAACAAACCGGTATAACCGATGCCTGGGGTGGTCTGTTGCCTGAGCAAAAGGTAGATTCAATCAAGGAGCTGTTACGTAAAGAGAAGCAAGTAGCGATGGTAGGAGACGGTGTTAATGATGCCCCGGCTATGGCCAAAGCCACAGTTGGTATTGCAATGGGAGCTGCAGGTTCTGATGTGGCATTAGAAACAGCCGATGTGGCTTTAATGGCCGACAAACTTGATAACCTTCCGTTTGCTATTGCCCTTAGCCGCAGTTCGCGCCGGGTCATCCGTCAGAACCTTTTTATTAGCCTCGGCATGGTAGCAGTGCTTATCCCTTTAACGATAATGGGTATTGCTAACATCGGCCCGGCAGTCATCGGTCATGAGGGGTCAACACTTGTAGTAGTGTTCAATGGATTACGGCTGCTCGCATTCAAAGCAAAATAG
- a CDS encoding Ig-like domain-containing protein, with protein sequence MKRYSLYLFTVFLLLASCKKTQLKTSGVIKFENATSLSGPADNINTVTLTATVPNDSDPQTQVVFTTDLGTFVNSNSNTITTGINDNYQCVVQLKSAAAGTATIRASVLTLYSATTTVTFTAPNADNIFTLAPFTDNVAADGTTTLVLTAVINKSLPATAQSIVFTADNSATFSNNTGTITIPADATGNAIAYLKKSAEGPVHVTMTDLGVTRSITVNFIAPNADNIFTIAPFIDNIMADGVSTMVLTAAVNKKLPVASQTVTFTADNGATFSNGNPSVTATADAAGNAITYLKKTVEGPVHVTMASGGATRSLTVNFTRAVPDNMLLTNNPAMTSGFGNNLSINISLLKTIGKPATGYLFSYNATDSSGNLLGIFSNGTASDANGAATVNFTTGNSPYKGIVKITIALQQYPAISQTTTVLVN encoded by the coding sequence ATGAAAAGATATAGCCTGTACCTGTTCACTGTTTTCCTGCTGCTGGCTTCGTGCAAAAAGACGCAGCTAAAAACCTCCGGCGTCATTAAATTTGAAAATGCGACCTCGCTCAGCGGCCCTGCCGATAACATTAACACCGTAACCCTAACCGCTACCGTGCCTAATGATTCTGACCCCCAGACCCAGGTCGTTTTTACCACCGATCTCGGCACCTTTGTGAACAGTAACAGTAACACGATCACTACGGGCATTAACGATAATTACCAGTGCGTCGTTCAGCTCAAAAGCGCTGCCGCTGGTACGGCCACCATCCGGGCAAGCGTGCTGACCCTTTACTCAGCAACTACCACCGTTACTTTTACAGCGCCAAACGCAGACAACATATTTACGCTCGCGCCTTTTACGGACAATGTCGCCGCAGACGGCACGACCACCCTGGTGCTGACCGCCGTCATCAATAAGAGCCTGCCAGCCACCGCCCAGTCTATCGTTTTCACCGCAGACAACAGCGCGACCTTCAGTAACAACACCGGCACTATCACCATACCCGCCGATGCAACGGGGAACGCGATCGCCTATTTAAAAAAATCAGCGGAAGGCCCGGTGCACGTCACCATGACCGACCTCGGTGTTACCCGCAGCATTACGGTTAATTTTATAGCGCCCAATGCCGATAATATCTTCACCATCGCTCCTTTTATTGATAACATTATGGCCGATGGTGTCAGCACCATGGTGTTGACTGCCGCAGTCAATAAGAAACTGCCGGTGGCGTCCCAGACCGTAACCTTTACCGCTGACAACGGGGCCACCTTCAGCAACGGCAATCCCTCGGTTACCGCAACCGCCGATGCCGCCGGTAATGCGATCACCTACCTGAAAAAAACTGTCGAAGGCCCGGTGCATGTCACCATGGCCAGCGGCGGGGCAACACGCAGCCTGACCGTCAACTTTACCCGCGCTGTACCTGACAATATGCTGCTGACCAACAACCCGGCCATGACCTCCGGCTTCGGCAATAACCTGTCCATCAACATTAGCCTGTTAAAGACCATCGGCAAACCGGCCACAGGCTATCTTTTCTCGTATAACGCAACCGACAGCAGCGGAAATCTGCTTGGCATATTTAGCAACGGAACCGCCTCGGATGCCAATGGCGCCGCGACTGTCAATTTTACAACCGGGAACTCGCCCTATAAAGGAATAGTCAAAATTACCATAGCCTTGCAGCAGTATCCCGCTATTAGTCAAACCACTACTGTACTGGTCAATTAG